The Acidobacteriota bacterium genome segment TCGATCGCACCGATCGGGGTGGCCGGGTTGAGCGCGACGCCGGCCCTGCGCCCGAGGGAGCGGATGAGCGACAGGTCCTTGTGCAGGTGGGCCGTGGCCTCGACGTGGAGGGAGATCCAGTCGGCCCCGGCCTCGTGGAACAGGGGCACGAAGGCGCGGGGCTCCTCGACCATCAGATGGACGTCGATGGGCAGGCGCGTCTCGCGCCGGATGGCCGCGACGAGCTGGGGGCCCAGGGTCAGGTTGGGCACGAAATGCCCGTCCATGATGTCGACATGGACGAGGTCGGCCCCGGCGTTCTCGGCCAGGCGGACGGCCTCGCCGAGGCGGGAGAAGTCGGCCGACAGGATGGACGGGGCGATGAGGACCATCAGCGGCTGACCTCGAAGGAGATGCGGTTGCGCTTCTGGATGCGGTAGCCGTTGGCCGGCTCCTGCTTGACGATGAGGCCGGCGGCGGCCCCCGGATAATAGACGTAGCGGATGTCGGCGACCTTGAAGCCCCGGGCGTCGAGGCCGGCGATGACGCCGTCGGCCTTCCGGCCGATGAGGTCGGGCATGACGTAGCGGTCGTCGACGTCGCCCTGGCTGA includes the following:
- the rpe gene encoding ribulose-phosphate 3-epimerase — its product is MVLIAPSILSADFSRLGEAVRLAENAGADLVHVDIMDGHFVPNLTLGPQLVAAIRRETRLPIDVHLMVEEPRAFVPLFHEAGADWISLHVEATAHLHKDLSLIRSLGRRAGVALNPATPIGAIEEVLAEADYVLIMSVDPGWGGQSFIPSCRDKIRRLRDRVRELGLAVPIEVDGGIKLDNAGDIIRDGCGIVVAGSAVYDAPDPAAAIRTLKDIARKAS